The following are encoded in a window of Actinomyces oris genomic DNA:
- a CDS encoding TetR/AcrR family transcriptional regulator: MPRAGLSAERVVERAAQIVDEHGLEELSLSRLAADLGVAPPSLYKHVSGMSDLVRGVSVRAVDEFADRLAASVMGLAGPDALRALADAYRGFAHAHPGLYPMTQVPAESSDGSLSPLRSSAAQRTVAIVTAALSGYRIPEDRIIDAVRMTRASLHGFVDIEVHGGFAMNAPIDVSFATLVDSLHAALVALGEQ, translated from the coding sequence ATGCCACGAGCAGGACTGAGCGCCGAACGCGTGGTGGAACGAGCCGCGCAGATCGTTGACGAGCACGGCCTTGAGGAACTGTCCCTGAGTCGTCTGGCTGCCGATCTGGGAGTCGCGCCGCCGAGCCTGTACAAGCATGTCTCCGGAATGAGCGACCTGGTCCGAGGAGTCTCCGTGCGGGCGGTGGACGAGTTCGCCGACCGTCTGGCGGCCTCCGTCATGGGGTTGGCCGGGCCTGATGCCCTGCGAGCCCTTGCCGACGCCTATCGAGGCTTCGCCCACGCGCACCCCGGGCTCTATCCGATGACCCAGGTCCCTGCCGAGTCCTCGGACGGGAGCCTGAGTCCGCTACGGTCATCCGCTGCGCAACGCACGGTTGCCATCGTCACCGCGGCGCTGTCCGGCTACCGCATCCCCGAGGATCGGATCATCGACGCTGTGCGAATGACCCGGGCGTCACTCCATGGCTTCGTGGATATCGAGGTCCACGGTGGCTTCGCCATGAATGCCCCCATTGACGTGAGTTTTGCCACGCTCGTTGACTCTCTGCATGCAGCCCTGGTTGCTCTCGGCGAGCAGTAG
- a CDS encoding alpha/beta fold hydrolase — protein sequence MGDVRDVYTPLAQSLNEAGFRVVTADLRGHGDSSATFTAYGDEATAADLIALIEVLDAGPAILVGASMSGAAAVIAGGRRPDLVCGLVLVCPFLRGPQSRVWTLVQRAMLGAALMRPWGPAVWNSYSARLWPGLPDAQQRATRLTGLLCRPGRWRAFWATTRTDHRVVSPWLDKVDCPALVVMGQEDPDWKDPAAEAAWVASAVGGGGGEVVIVPGAGHAPMLERPGLVGPQVVDFARRMIAGNAEARPAGGEVRSARCHEQD from the coding sequence ATGGGGGACGTGCGGGACGTCTATACGCCGCTGGCGCAGTCCCTGAACGAGGCGGGGTTTCGTGTCGTCACTGCGGATCTGCGCGGTCACGGGGACAGCTCGGCGACCTTCACCGCCTACGGCGATGAGGCCACCGCAGCCGACCTCATTGCCCTGATTGAGGTTCTCGACGCCGGTCCCGCCATCCTTGTGGGCGCCTCCATGTCCGGAGCCGCTGCAGTGATCGCCGGCGGGCGTCGCCCTGACCTGGTGTGTGGGCTCGTCCTCGTCTGCCCCTTCCTGCGTGGGCCGCAGAGTCGAGTCTGGACGCTCGTGCAGCGCGCCATGCTTGGGGCTGCGCTGATGCGCCCTTGGGGGCCTGCTGTGTGGAACAGCTACTCCGCCAGATTGTGGCCCGGTCTACCTGATGCCCAGCAGCGGGCCACGCGTCTGACGGGCTTGCTGTGCCGTCCGGGGCGCTGGCGCGCCTTCTGGGCGACGACTCGTACTGATCACCGCGTTGTCTCCCCGTGGCTGGACAAGGTGGACTGTCCCGCCCTCGTGGTTATGGGGCAGGAGGATCCAGATTGGAAGGACCCTGCGGCTGAGGCCGCCTGGGTAGCAAGCGCTGTTGGTGGAGGTGGGGGAGAGGTTGTCATCGTTCCCGGTGCGGGGCACGCCCCGATGCTGGAACGCCCCGGCCTCGTTGGGCCGCAGGTGGTCGACTTCGCCCGGCGTATGATCGCCGGCAATGCTGAGGCAAGGCCGGCGGGGGGAGAGGTGAGGAGTGCACGATGCCACGAGCAGGACTGA
- a CDS encoding GNAT family N-acetyltransferase, whose translation MSTTESHTTSPILTCGALAGNIVRLEPLSPEHVPGLQMAAEGAATSPFATVPAPETVEDYVAHSLARRDTGTYAPFAQVEVATGRVVGHTAYLTPRWMPDGRLFAVEVGSSWLSPTARGTAINPAAKLLLLTQALEDWSVDRVDIKTDARNAVARGAIAALGATFEGILHAWQPSLAPGEEGRTRDTAMFAITPQQWPEVRTRLAERIERRSTSSKG comes from the coding sequence ATGAGCACCACTGAGTCGCATACCACCTCCCCCATTCTGACCTGCGGCGCGCTGGCCGGCAACATCGTGCGTCTGGAGCCGCTGTCGCCTGAGCACGTACCGGGGCTGCAGATGGCCGCAGAGGGGGCCGCGACCAGCCCCTTCGCCACGGTGCCGGCACCGGAGACGGTCGAGGACTACGTGGCCCATAGCCTGGCCCGCCGGGACACGGGTACCTACGCGCCCTTCGCCCAGGTGGAGGTCGCCACCGGCCGCGTCGTCGGGCACACCGCCTACCTGACGCCCCGGTGGATGCCCGATGGGCGGCTCTTCGCCGTCGAGGTCGGCTCCTCCTGGCTCTCCCCCACTGCTCGCGGCACCGCCATCAACCCAGCCGCCAAGCTCCTGCTGCTCACGCAGGCCCTCGAGGACTGGAGCGTGGACCGTGTGGACATCAAGACCGATGCACGCAATGCGGTGGCTCGCGGCGCGATCGCGGCCCTGGGGGCGACCTTCGAGGGGATCCTGCACGCCTGGCAGCCCTCGCTGGCTCCCGGTGAGGAGGGGCGCACGCGCGACACGGCCATGTTCGCCATCACCCCACAGCAGTGGCCCGAGGTCAGGACCCGTCTGGCCGAGCGCATCGAGAGGCGCTCGACGTCGTCGAAAGGATGA
- a CDS encoding YbaK/EbsC family protein → MTELRDPAEVFATEIGWQPALERTDLLAEPVAAALRALEAASPEGTDLARQAQVVPIDPSHSDTDALNAHYDLDPEATGNCVLVAGKRTGQERIAACVVRATDFADVNHVVKKRIDVRKASFLPVERAVEMSGMEYGGITPVGLPEDWRLFIDGAVAERATVLIGSGVRHSKLLVPGALLVALPGAERVEDLGVRPA, encoded by the coding sequence ATGACTGAGCTGCGTGATCCGGCTGAGGTCTTCGCCACGGAGATCGGCTGGCAGCCGGCGCTGGAGCGCACCGATCTACTCGCCGAGCCCGTGGCCGCCGCGCTGCGGGCGCTGGAGGCGGCCTCGCCCGAGGGTACGGACCTGGCCCGTCAGGCGCAGGTAGTGCCCATTGACCCGTCCCACTCCGACACCGACGCCCTCAACGCGCACTACGACCTGGATCCTGAGGCGACCGGGAACTGCGTACTCGTGGCCGGTAAGCGGACCGGCCAGGAGCGCATCGCCGCCTGCGTGGTGCGCGCCACCGACTTCGCCGACGTCAACCACGTCGTCAAGAAGCGCATTGACGTGCGTAAGGCCTCGTTCCTGCCGGTGGAGCGGGCCGTGGAGATGAGTGGCATGGAGTACGGCGGGATCACCCCGGTCGGCCTGCCCGAGGACTGGCGCCTCTTCATCGACGGCGCCGTGGCGGAGCGGGCCACGGTACTCATCGGCTCGGGCGTGCGCCACTCCAAGCTCCTGGTGCCCGGGGCACTGCTGGTGGCGCTGCCGGGGGCCGAGCGCGTCGAGGACCTGGGGGTACGCCCCGCCTGA
- a CDS encoding dihydrolipoyl dehydrogenase family protein yields the protein MSQSTVNSDATNQTDVPVEEVDLLVVGGGKAGKSLAMLRAKAGDKVVMVERDKVGGTCINVACIPTKTLISAARVLREVQGSQTYGVTLPEQDGGADALAQARIELASFRARKEAVVGGMVAAHEKMFPASGMDFVKGTARFVGERTVEIALNDGGLRRVRGAKVLINTGTTPSVPPIEGLSDVRYWTSEDLLTLPELPSSLIVLGGGVIGVEMASLMGLLGVPVTIVHAGPHILDREDEDVAAEVTAGLEALGVTVLTGALASKVAAAADGNGVVVTTADGHEVSGSHLLVALGRTPVTAGLGLETAGVELTERGFVRVDDHLCTTAENVYAAGDVAGTPQFTHASWNDFRVLRDLFAGKEASTTGRLIPWAVFTTPELGHVGMSEAEAREAGYEVRVAKTPTAAVPRAKTLGRTEGFFKVIIDARTDLILGAAIIGAEASEVVTSIQMAMLGDLTWQQVRDAVITHPTMSEGLNIVLDSLG from the coding sequence ATGTCACAGTCCACCGTCAACAGCGACGCGACCAACCAGACAGACGTCCCGGTCGAGGAGGTCGACCTGCTCGTCGTCGGAGGCGGCAAGGCGGGCAAGTCCCTGGCGATGCTGCGCGCCAAGGCCGGCGACAAGGTCGTCATGGTGGAGCGTGACAAGGTGGGCGGCACCTGCATCAACGTCGCCTGCATCCCCACCAAGACCCTCATCTCCGCCGCCCGCGTCCTCCGGGAGGTCCAGGGCTCGCAGACCTACGGCGTCACTCTGCCCGAGCAGGACGGTGGCGCTGACGCCCTGGCCCAGGCCCGCATCGAGCTGGCCTCCTTCCGCGCCCGCAAGGAGGCCGTCGTGGGCGGCATGGTGGCCGCCCACGAGAAGATGTTCCCCGCCTCCGGCATGGACTTCGTCAAGGGCACCGCCCGCTTCGTGGGGGAGCGCACCGTCGAGATCGCCCTGAACGACGGCGGCCTGCGGCGCGTGCGCGGCGCCAAGGTCCTCATCAACACCGGCACCACGCCGTCGGTCCCCCCGATCGAGGGCCTGTCCGACGTGCGCTACTGGACCAGCGAGGACCTGCTCACCCTGCCCGAGCTGCCCAGTAGCCTCATCGTCCTGGGCGGCGGCGTCATCGGCGTCGAGATGGCCTCCCTCATGGGGCTCCTCGGTGTCCCGGTCACCATCGTCCACGCCGGGCCGCACATCCTGGACCGCGAGGACGAGGACGTCGCCGCTGAGGTGACCGCCGGCCTGGAGGCCCTGGGGGTCACGGTCCTGACTGGCGCACTCGCCTCGAAGGTCGCCGCCGCGGCCGACGGGAACGGCGTCGTCGTCACCACCGCCGACGGGCACGAGGTGAGCGGATCCCACCTGCTCGTCGCCCTGGGGCGCACCCCCGTCACCGCCGGCCTCGGCCTGGAGACCGCGGGCGTGGAGCTGACCGAGCGCGGCTTCGTGCGCGTCGACGACCACCTGTGCACCACCGCCGAGAACGTCTACGCCGCCGGTGACGTGGCCGGAACGCCCCAGTTCACCCACGCCTCCTGGAACGACTTCCGCGTCCTGCGCGACCTCTTCGCCGGCAAGGAGGCCTCCACCACCGGACGTCTCATCCCCTGGGCCGTCTTCACCACGCCCGAGCTCGGGCACGTGGGCATGAGCGAGGCCGAGGCCCGCGAGGCCGGCTATGAGGTGCGCGTCGCCAAGACCCCGACGGCGGCCGTCCCGCGCGCCAAGACCCTGGGCCGTACCGAGGGCTTCTTCAAGGTCATCATCGACGCCCGCACCGACCTGATCCTGGGTGCCGCCATCATCGGCGCCGAGGCCAGTGAGGTCGTCACCAGCATCCAGATGGCGATGCTGGGCGACCTGACGTGGCAGCAGGTGCGCGACGCCGTCATCACCCACCCCACCATGAGCGAGGGACTCAACATCGTCCTGGACTCCCTGGGCTGA